GGCTGGCTCATTACCGAGCCAGGATAGAGCGCGCGGTAGGTTTCGTTTACCGGACTGAACTGCGCGGGCGGTTTAACGGCATAACGGTGGCTGATAGCCACACCGTCTACCGTGCTGGTGACCAGCGTGTCATCGGTCATTTTTGGCGGTGTTTTACAACCGGCGACAGAGAAAACAAACATCAGGCCTAACGCAATACGGAGCTTCACCATTTTTTTCATGTTGTGTTCCATTCATATCCTGGAGAGTGGCCAGAGGCCGGTTGTCAGTGTTGAAAATCGGGAATAGGTCTTTAAAAATTTGACTTAGTGCCACGCAAAAAGACAATTCTTAAACAAACAGCGCAAAACTCTCGCGTGATGAGACGGAAAACGATCAGCGAAAGTTAAGTATAAAAAAGCATCACTGGAGACATACGCGGGAAACGGGAGGAATCTGACCTGGCAATAAACGATCAGAAACATGATCAATTTTTTCCCGGCAAATTTGAGAAGGCAGGCAAAACCCAAGCTTTACTAATGCCATCCCTGGTCGAAAAACCAACATACTGGATAAGATTCCCAATAACAGAGTTATTCGCTTACGAAATAATATGACTTAACACATCTGCCATACATCTCATTAAAGCGATCTTATTCAATAACTTACAAAAATTTTGTCATTTCATAGCTACCGCACGAGCCAGGTAGTCCCTGCCCGTGGGTTAGCGATTACAATCCATGTGTAAATATAAGCTGCGAGTTTACAGAAGATTGACAAAATTTCAACGGGCCACTTTCAGAAGAATTTACTTTAGAAACACTTAAGAAATTAAGTTAATCCAAATATGTTTCCTTTTTAAGTACCCGATCAGGACAAAGCTCAACAACCTGCAAAAATCTGAAGTATTTTTACACATTCATCCGTTTATTTCGGTATCACCATTAAAAATACTCATGTTAAGAATGGTTCTGATTGTGGAGGAGAGAAAAGCCACGAGCCTCAACAGGTCGTAGTGATGAGCCGTTCCGGGCGAAGACATCCTCCAGAAACCTGGTGTTATCAGGGTGTTAACAGATATGAGGGCATAAAAGCAGCGGATATAAGCTGGAGAAGAGCAAACGGAGTTAAGCGAAACGCTAAATGGGCCAGCTGCCCGTTCAGACATGACTGATTAATTTTTCTTTAGAAAGTACGATTGCCGATAAGTTTAAGTGTGTCAGCAGGTTACAGCTGAATGGGCACAAAAAAACCACGCCGGAGCGTGGTTTTGGTGGCTGTAACGGGTAACCCGACAGGGGTATAAAATCAGAAAAAGCCTAGCGGCTCGATGCTGTAGCTCACCAGCAGGTTTTTGGTCTGCTGATAGTGATCCAGCATCATTTTATGCGTTTCACGGCCGATACCCGACTTCTTGTAGCCGCCAAAAGCGGCGTGCGCTGGATAGAGGTGATAACAGTTGGTCCAGACGCGACCGGCTTTAATCGCCCTGCCCACCCGATACGCACGGTTGATATCGCGGGTCCACACGCCCGCACCCAGCCCATAAATAGAGTCGTTGGCGATGCTGATCGCTTCCGCTTCATCTTTAAAGGTTGTGATGCCGATAACCGGGCCAAAGATCTCCTCCTGAAACACCCGCATGCTGTTGTTGCCTTTCAGCAATGTTGGCTGGATGTAGTAGCCGCTGTTGAGTGAGTCATCCAGCTTCTCTACGCCGCCGCCCACCAGCACTTCGGCACCCTCCTGACGGGCAACCTCAAGGTAAGAGAGAATTTTATCGAACTGTTGTTGCGACGCCTGCGCGCCCACCATGGTCTCGGTATCCAGCGGATCGCCTCGTTTAATGGTTTTTACGCGCTTCATCACGGCCGCCATGAACGGCTCGTAGATCGACTCATGCACCAGCGCGCGCGACGGACAGGTACAGATTTCGCCCTGGTTCAGGAAGCCGAGCACCACGCCTTCGGCAGCTTTCTCAATAAAGCTCTCTTCCGCCTGCATGATGTCTTCAAAGAAGATGTTCGGTGACTTACCGCCCAGCTCAACTGTTGACGGGATCAGGCTTTTCGCGGCCAGCTCCAGAATATGACCGCCGGTGGCGGTAGAGCCGGTAAAGGCGACTTTGGCGATGCCGGGATGAGAGGCCAGCGCCTCACCCGCCTCTTTACCGAAACCGTGCACCACGTTCAGCACGCCCGGCGGCAGCAGATCTTTAATCAGATCGACAAAAATGGTGATCGACAGCGGCGTCTGTTCTGCCGGTTTCAGTACGACGCAGTTTCCCGCACCCAGCGCCGGAGCCAGTTTCCAGGCTGCCATTAAGAGCGGGAAGTTCCACGGAATAATCTGCGCAACCACGCCCAGCGGCTCATGGAAATGGTAGGCGGCAGTGAACTCATCAATCTCTGCCGCACTGCCCTCCTGCGCCCGGACACAACCTGCAAAATAGCGGAAGTGATCGACAGCCAGCGGCAGATCGGCCGCCAGAGTTTCGCGCACCGGTTTACCGTTATCCCAGGTTTCATAGACCGCCATGGTCTCCAGATGCTCTTCCAGCCGATCGGCAATTTTCAGTAGCAGCAGAGAGCGTTGTTGTGGCGAGGTCTTGCCCCAGGCATCAGCTGCCGCCGCCGCAGCGGCCACAGCGTTATCAACATCGGCAGCGTCTGAGCGCGGAAACTCACCCGCCGCAGAGCCGTTCACTGGCGAGGTATTGGTGAAGTAGTTGCCTTTCACCGGCGCGACGAATTCACCATTAATGAAGTTGCCATAATTCTTTTGTAGTGTGATCAGAGAACCCTGTTCTCCGGGGGCGGCGTAACGCATGATCATTCTCCTGACAGGTGACTGATGTAACAATGATGAAACTTATTATTAACATGAAGGATCATTGAGAGCCTGTCAGGTCTGTTATCCGGAAACTGTGACCGCCCCGAAGGAATAGGCGTTTGCGCTTCGTCTTTAGATAATTCCGACTTTTCCCCAAAAGGCTGGCAAGGGAGAAACTTGTGCGGCACAAAGGAGTCAACCTGAGGATGAATTCATTCTGGAGATGAGCATGCTGGCTTCAGCTATTACCCTGATGCGCGCTAAAGCCCATTTCGTGCATCAGTTTATCCGCAACCCACGCATGATGGGCAGCATTACGCCCTCGTCAGAGGCGCTGTGCCGCACCATGATCGAATCGGTGGAATGGCCTGAAAAATTACGTATTGCCGAACTCGGCGCGGGCGACGGGGTGCTGACGCGGCGGATACTGGCGCAGATGTCAGCTGACGCCACCCTCGATGCCTTTGAAATCAGCAGCACGCTGGCAGACAAGCTTGTTGAGTTGGACGATGCGCGCATGACCGTGCGCACCTGTTCCGCTGAGTACCTGAGCGGCGAGTATGACGTCATCTTCTCCGGCCTGCCGCTGCTGTCACTGCCGCCTGAACTGCGAGAGGCGATTCTGCGCGCGGTCTATAACGCTCTTGGCCCGAACGGTATTTTTGTGCAGTTCCAGTACACCTCGCTGACCCAGCCTGATCTGTCACGCTACTTCACCTGGGAGCGCCAGCGGGTGCTGAAAAATGTTCCCCCCGCCTGGGTCTATCGCTGCACGCGCCACTACGCGCCCTGAGCATGCTCCACTGCCGGGCGCGTCTGTTGCCAGAACGTCACCAGCAACTCTCGCGCCCAGTCTTTCCCCTCAATCTCGTTTGCCCCATCCTCTGTGCAGCCCTGTGGCGTACAGATGGTCATGATGTGCCGTGAAAATTCAGGATGAAACTGCACGGAGAGCGCCTGCGGCGTATAGCGCACAATCTGGCAGCCATCGCGCGCAGACGCAGCAAGCACCTGGGCCTGAGGTGGCGCGCTGATAACCGACTGGCGATGCGACAGCCAGACGCTGAAATCCTGTGGCAGTTTCTGCAGCAGCGGATCGCGCTGCGCCTGAGCTGAGCAGCGGATTGGCAACAGACCGCGCTCCCAGCCGTTGGGATTATCTGCGACTTCACCGCCCAGCGCATAAGCCATCAGCTGATGACCGTAGCAGACGCCGAGCAGCGGCAGATCATGATCAATCGCTGCCCGAATCCATGCGGCGCTGCGTTCGCTCCATTCAGCGTGGTCGGTGACCATCGCCCAGGAACCGCTCAGGATCGCCCCGGAAATCTGATCGAAATCGGGTAACGCTTCGCCCAGATGGGGCCGGACAATCAGGTATTCATCAGGTTGCAGGTTTAACGCGTCGATAAACCAGCGCGGCTGTTCACCAATCTCTGAGACGACGTTTGCGGGTGGGACTTCAAGCTGAATTAACGCAAGGGGTAAGGCGGACGTTTGGGTCATACCGAATCGGTTCCTTTAAGAAGTCGTTTTAAATCAGTCTGCCAGCATCGCGCGCGAAAGTCTCATCAGGCTGCGCCGCAATTGCAGAAAATTTGTCGCTGCGATTGGCTGGAATGCCGCAGTTCGTGCCATCATTAGCGGGCTAAGCAAAAAATCATCGAAAGGATATTATCGTGGCTGTGCGGCATTTTTTTCTGATTCTGATGGTGGTTTCCATCTGGGCCTTCAATAACGTGGCAGTGAAATGGGGCCTGCTGGAACTGCCGCCCCTGTTTCTGACGTTTATGCGCTTTGTGGTCGTAGCCATCGTGCTGGTGCCGTTTTGCCGGATTAACCGTCAGCAATTGCCCTGGCTCTTGCTGCTGGCGTTTACGTTCGGCTTCATGCACTTCTCGCTGCTGTTTGTCGGCCTGCGCTATACCGATGCCGGCACCGGTGCCATTGTCGTGCAGCTGGGTACGCCGATTGCAATGCTGCTGGCGATGGTAGTGCTGAAAGAGAAGCTGAAGCTGGTGCAGCTGATGGGCATTATGATCTCGCTGAGCGGCGTGGTCGTGCTCTCCGGTAGCCCGACGATTCCGTCCTGGTGGGTGCTTTGTCTGCTGCTGTGCAGTGCCACCGGCTGGGCCGTCAGTAACCTGATTGTGAAGAAGTCACCGCCTATAAAGCCGCTGACGATGACCGGATGGATTGCGTTTCTGGCGATTCCGATCGTAGGCGTTTCCAGCTTTGTGATGGAGTCAAACCAGCTCTATGCCCTGCAGCATGCAGGCTGGCACGGCTGGTTCGCGATTCTCTACAGCGCCATCGCCTCATCGATTGTGGCTTACACGTTGTGGTATATGCTGCTGAAGAAATATAACGTCAATCTGATCATGCCCTACTCGCTGCTGACGCCGGTTTTATCCGTGCTGATGGGGATTGTAGTTCTGGGCGACAGCCTGAACAGCTTTAAGATTATTGGTGCATCACTGGTGATCCTCGGCACGGCTATCGCGGTGATTAACCTGCGTAACCTGCGGATGCATGCCCGCTTCCCGCGCCTGCGGCGGCGTTAATTCCGCGTGCTATGCTTGAGAAATGACCTTTCTCAGGGAGCACAACATGGACTTAAAGCTCGCCGCTTCGTTGTGGCAGCAGATGCAGCAGGGATTGCGGGGTCGCGACGACGCCTTGCCTCTTCCCGCTTTCGTTGATCGCGCCACCTTCTCTTCTGCCTTTGCCGTCAGTGAACTGGCGGCCACCAGCATCGGTCTGGCAACCCAGGCTGCTGCCGATTTAATCGCCACCTCCCGCCCTGAATTTCCTTCTCCGCCCATCACCGTCAATGTGCGACTGGCGTCGCGCTGGTTTCAGCAGAGCTTCTATCCGCTGAACCGCACTTCGCCCGTGATGTGGGATGCGTTTGCCGGTGACTACCGCAGCCGCGATGGCTGGATCCGCCTGCACACCAATGCCGCGCATCACCGGCTGGCGATGGAGCAGGTGCTGGGCGCGCACACCGATCGCACCGCGCTGGCAAAGCAGGTTCAGCAGTGGCAGGCCAGCGAGCTTGAGCAGGCAATTATTGATGCGGGTGGCTGTGCCGCAGAAATGCGCAGCGCCGCTGCCTGGCAGCAGCATCCGCAGGGTCAGGCTGTGCAGCATGAGCCGCTGTTTAGCTGGCAGTCCACTCAACAGGCAGCTGCGCTGGCATGGCCGCTGGCAAGAGCCCGTCCTTTACTGGGCATTAACGTCCTGGATCTGACGCGGATTATTGCCGGACCGGTCGCCACCCGTTTTCTTGCCAGCCTGGGTGCCAGCGTACTGCGCATCGATCCGCCCGGCTGGCAGGAGCCAACGCTGGATGAGGAGATGAGCGGTGGCAAGCGCCGTGCGGTGCTCGATCTGACTCAGCCCGCCGATCGCGAGCAGTTTATCCGTCTGCTACGTGAAGCCGACGTGCTGGTGCATGGCTATCGGGCGGATGCGCTGGAACGGCTCGGGTTTGACGCGCAGACCCTGCAGTCACTCTCACCTGGCCTGGTTGATGCCGGGCTTAATGCCTGGGGCTGGAAGGGGCCGTGGCGCAACCGCCGGGGCTTTGACAGTCTGGTGCAGATGGGATGCGGCATTGCTGAACGGGGCATGCAGTGGCAGCAGAGTGATAAACCGGTCCCGCTGCCGGTGCAGGCGCTGGATCATGCCAGCGGCTATCTGCTGGCGGCGGCGGTACTGGAGGGATTACGACGACGCATCACTGAGGGGCACGGCAGCCAGGTCCGGTTGTCGTTGGCCCGCACCGCGTGGCTGTTGCAGCAGCACCCCGCAGGTCAGAACGCAGCTTCCGGCATTGTGCCGCAGAATAAAGACAACCAGCCCTGTTACGAGTTAACGCCGTGGGGGTTTGGCGTGAGGCTACAGGCAGCCTCCTGGCTACCCGGCACCCCACAGATCTTTGCAACGCCAGGCTGTGCGCCGGGCACGCACCCGGCGAGGTGGTGAATCAGGCTTCAGGCGTTTCTTCGCTGCTATCCAGCAGTTCGTTGTACATCGCCTGAATCGCTTCGCGGCTCAGCATCGCCAGTGTGCGATAGAACGCGGTGGTCGCGTGCGCTTCCACTTTGCCCAGGAACGTACCGCACCACGGCAGCAGATACTCTTCAAACAGCGCCATCTGCGCTGCGCTCTCATCTTCCTCTGACTGATCTTCCAGCCATGACGCGGCCAGCAGCAGCACACCAAAATGATCGGCAGGCGCATCGCTCAGCGGCATGCCGCGTGAGGTTAAGAACGCACGGACTTCCGGCTCCGTTTTGCCTTCCGGCCACTGTGAAGCGTAAGGCGGCACATTACAGTCGCTGCCAACAAACAGCGCGTTGTAATCGGCGGCCAGCGCCTGCGGATCGCTGTTCTGTTGCAGACGGGTCAGCAGCTCATCCTGCTCCAGCGGCCACTGCGACTGCAGTTTACCTTCACGCAGCAGAGTGAACAGCGGCACCAGCAGCGGGTCCTGCGGCTGACGATTAAACAGTGAGCCGATCACGCGGCACAGAATGGAAAACTCATTCATGAGTCAGATTTCCTTGAGGCAAAATAAATTAAAAGTCAGCCAGTTCAGCAATATGTTTGCCGCTACGCATTTCCAGAAAGTCGAGCAGGCGACGCGGCGTGACATTTAACACCCGATCCTCGGGAAAATCCACCTCGCGGGCGATTCGCAGGCAGTGATCGAAATGCCCGAGCGTAAACGCGGTGTGGGAATCGGAGCCAAATGCCAGCCGTCTAACGACATCGACATCGACATCGACATCGACGATCTAAAGAATGGTGCTGATCTGGTGTCCGATAAATCCAATCTTACACATAACAATCTCTGCCGGAGACATAGTCAATACGTCTAACATTATCTTACAACAACCACTTGATTTAAAAGAATAACCTACTTTTCATAATATGCTTTTTTACTAGTAGAACCGAAAATATTTCCCACTAAGATAAATTATTAAAATAACCCACAAGAAAGCGAAAAATAAACCATATGCAGGAAAGTAGCTTGCAAACAAAATAGCCCCAGCCAGACCTACAGCTGGTGGTATGAGTCCAAAGAAGGATTGGCTCACCCAGGCATATAACCAGCGAAGAATAGTTTTCATTTTGTTAGAATATTATTTAATAACGTTAAAACCTGGTCTTCATTAGTGGAGCCTGATTTTTGCAAATAAATTATTTTCGACATTTCCGGCTCAATCAGATAATAGAACATTTCCATATTATTATTATACAAGTCAAAGTAATACTCCGCATCATCGAACCTTAACTTTCTTGCTGCTTTTGTAGCCACCTCAAACTTACCATAAAACTTGAAAGCGGTTACGGCATAAGAGCTTGTAGTATTAATTATTTTGATGTGTGATTTTTTAAAATCCCGAGACTCCGTAATCACAAGCGCGATTAACTGCGCTATCGCAATTTTAGAGAATTTAGCAGAAGCATAGTCAGAAGCTTTTTCAGCTAACAATCTCTGTATGTTTTGGATCCCGTTATCATCGATACGGCTCAGTTTTTTTCTGAAGTAAATTTCTACCATATCTAATACTACGTCTTGCCGGGAAAACAGCATCCTGAGTTGCTTCAGGTATCGCAGATCCTCTCGCTTAAGTTGTTTACACACATCTTTGTAGTCATCAAAAAAACATGAACCA
This genomic window from Pantoea sp. Lij88 contains:
- a CDS encoding aldehyde dehydrogenase family protein, with the protein product MRYAAPGEQGSLITLQKNYGNFINGEFVAPVKGNYFTNTSPVNGSAAGEFPRSDAADVDNAVAAAAAAADAWGKTSPQQRSLLLLKIADRLEEHLETMAVYETWDNGKPVRETLAADLPLAVDHFRYFAGCVRAQEGSAAEIDEFTAAYHFHEPLGVVAQIIPWNFPLLMAAWKLAPALGAGNCVVLKPAEQTPLSITIFVDLIKDLLPPGVLNVVHGFGKEAGEALASHPGIAKVAFTGSTATGGHILELAAKSLIPSTVELGGKSPNIFFEDIMQAEESFIEKAAEGVVLGFLNQGEICTCPSRALVHESIYEPFMAAVMKRVKTIKRGDPLDTETMVGAQASQQQFDKILSYLEVARQEGAEVLVGGGVEKLDDSLNSGYYIQPTLLKGNNSMRVFQEEIFGPVIGITTFKDEAEAISIANDSIYGLGAGVWTRDINRAYRVGRAIKAGRVWTNCYHLYPAHAAFGGYKKSGIGRETHKMMLDHYQQTKNLLVSYSIEPLGFF
- a CDS encoding methyltransferase domain-containing protein; translated protein: MLASAITLMRAKAHFVHQFIRNPRMMGSITPSSEALCRTMIESVEWPEKLRIAELGAGDGVLTRRILAQMSADATLDAFEISSTLADKLVELDDARMTVRTCSAEYLSGEYDVIFSGLPLLSLPPELREAILRAVYNALGPNGIFVQFQYTSLTQPDLSRYFTWERQRVLKNVPPAWVYRCTRHYAP
- a CDS encoding glutamine amidotransferase; its protein translation is MTQTSALPLALIQLEVPPANVVSEIGEQPRWFIDALNLQPDEYLIVRPHLGEALPDFDQISGAILSGSWAMVTDHAEWSERSAAWIRAAIDHDLPLLGVCYGHQLMAYALGGEVADNPNGWERGLLPIRCSAQAQRDPLLQKLPQDFSVWLSHRQSVISAPPQAQVLAASARDGCQIVRYTPQALSVQFHPEFSRHIMTICTPQGCTEDGANEIEGKDWARELLVTFWQQTRPAVEHAQGA
- a CDS encoding EamA family transporter, giving the protein MAVRHFFLILMVVSIWAFNNVAVKWGLLELPPLFLTFMRFVVVAIVLVPFCRINRQQLPWLLLLAFTFGFMHFSLLFVGLRYTDAGTGAIVVQLGTPIAMLLAMVVLKEKLKLVQLMGIMISLSGVVVLSGSPTIPSWWVLCLLLCSATGWAVSNLIVKKSPPIKPLTMTGWIAFLAIPIVGVSSFVMESNQLYALQHAGWHGWFAILYSAIASSIVAYTLWYMLLKKYNVNLIMPYSLLTPVLSVLMGIVVLGDSLNSFKIIGASLVILGTAIAVINLRNLRMHARFPRLRRR
- a CDS encoding CoA transferase, translating into MDLKLAASLWQQMQQGLRGRDDALPLPAFVDRATFSSAFAVSELAATSIGLATQAAADLIATSRPEFPSPPITVNVRLASRWFQQSFYPLNRTSPVMWDAFAGDYRSRDGWIRLHTNAAHHRLAMEQVLGAHTDRTALAKQVQQWQASELEQAIIDAGGCAAEMRSAAAWQQHPQGQAVQHEPLFSWQSTQQAAALAWPLARARPLLGINVLDLTRIIAGPVATRFLASLGASVLRIDPPGWQEPTLDEEMSGGKRRAVLDLTQPADREQFIRLLREADVLVHGYRADALERLGFDAQTLQSLSPGLVDAGLNAWGWKGPWRNRRGFDSLVQMGCGIAERGMQWQQSDKPVPLPVQALDHASGYLLAAAVLEGLRRRITEGHGSQVRLSLARTAWLLQQHPAGQNAASGIVPQNKDNQPCYELTPWGFGVRLQAASWLPGTPQIFATPGCAPGTHPARW
- a CDS encoding molecular chaperone; its protein translation is MNEFSILCRVIGSLFNRQPQDPLLVPLFTLLREGKLQSQWPLEQDELLTRLQQNSDPQALAADYNALFVGSDCNVPPYASQWPEGKTEPEVRAFLTSRGMPLSDAPADHFGVLLLAASWLEDQSEEDESAAQMALFEEYLLPWCGTFLGKVEAHATTAFYRTLAMLSREAIQAMYNELLDSSEETPEA